A window of the Halococcus agarilyticus genome harbors these coding sequences:
- a CDS encoding PIG-L deacetylase family protein: MHVVAIVAHPDDADIFCGGTLAKHAARGDRVTIAHMTRGEYGGLGADTEAEIADVREREARASGEVLGADAVEFLDFA, translated from the coding sequence ATGCACGTGGTAGCGATCGTCGCCCATCCGGACGACGCCGACATCTTCTGTGGCGGAACGCTCGCGAAGCACGCGGCCCGTGGCGACAGGGTGACGATCGCCCACATGACCCGCGGCGAGTACGGCGGTCTCGGGGCCGACACCGAGGCCGAGATCGCCGACGTCCGCGAGCGCGAGGCCCGGGCGTCCGGCGAGGTGCTCGGGGCCGACGCGGTGGAGTTCCTCGACTTCGC